The following proteins come from a genomic window of Triticum aestivum cultivar Chinese Spring chromosome 6A, IWGSC CS RefSeq v2.1, whole genome shotgun sequence:
- the LOC123132356 gene encoding uncharacterized protein isoform X1 produces the protein MQSVSRSITGLCAGTIGSAPPRSWPPALGRWRSSVGRVVSAPPRWWPIAREGRGASLLLSSSAHSNRHLDLLSSCNKEKQNKPHSYKPEGCATIKCLDTANTREKVTSVKKLTNEVTDSNPTKVADIFIPSIFSNSSHRDGAIYKNKLFTENWFDIDITDHNETRLEPMMFSKAIKKAYFPCNMLQFFSLTLAECSINHDPIELYGYIAVRDDRDGMRNYVLNYSRDDPIITQKGSSIQMTGPKRGIKLVSPVLIEFDMRIKNGGQEEEDLQLIDGAISCHDRRSWKPVKHRIKGNCGAVDMSFACVEQAVEATI, from the exons ATGCAAAGCGTCTCACGATCGATTACTGGTCTCTGCGCCGGCACAATTGGTTCCGCTCCACCTCGCTCATGGCCTCCAGCGCTTGGGCGCTGGCGCTCTAGCGTCGGAAGAGTAGTCTCCGCTCCGCCTCGCTGGTGGCCAATAGCGCGTGAGGGACGAGGTGCTTCACTCCTTCTGTCATCATCAGCCCATTCGAATCGGCATCTGGATCTTCTTTCCAG CTGCAATAAGGAGAAGCAGAATAAGCCACACTCGTACAAACCCGAAGGTTGTGCCACTATCAAATGCTTAGACACTGCAAATACGAGGGAGAAAGTGACCAGTGTGAAGAAGTTAACCAATGAGGTCACAGATAGCAATCCCACGAAGGTTGCTGATATATTCATCCCGTCTATCTTCTCAAATAGTAGCCACCGTGATGGAGCCATATACAAGAACAAGCTTTTCACGGAAAACTGGTTTGATATCGACATTACTGACCACAACGAGA CTCGGTTGGAGCCGATGATGTTCTCGAAGGCAATCAAAAAAGCTTATTTTCCATGCAACATGTTGCAATTTTTCTCATTGACGTTGGCCGAGTGTTCCATCAACCATGACCCCATAGAATTGTATGGGTATATAGCTGTGCGGGATGATAGGGATGGCATGCGTAACTATGTTCTTAATTATAGCAGGGATGATCCCATCATCACACAAAAG GGTTCTTCCATTCAAATGACTGGACCTAAGAGAGGCATCAAATTGGTTTCCCCTGTTTTAATAGAGTTTGATATGAGGATCAAGAATGGAGGGCAAGAGGAGGAGGATCTGCAGTTGATAGATGGAGCAATATCATGCCATGACCGCAGATCATGGAAACCAGTCAAACATCGCATTAAGGGCAATTGTGGTGCTGTTGACATGTCTTTCGCATGTGTTGAGCAagcagtggaagcaacaatataa
- the LOC123132356 gene encoding uncharacterized protein isoform X2, with translation MQSVSRSITGLCAGTIGSAPPRSWPPALGRWRSSVGRVVSAPPRWWPIAREGRGASLLLSSSAHSNRHLDLLSSCNKEKQNKPHSYKPEGCATIKCLDTANTREKVTSVKKLTNEVTDSNPTKVADIFIPSIFSNSSHRDGAIYKNKLFTENWFDIDITDHNETRLEPMMFSKAIKKAYFPCNMLQFFSLTLAECSINHDPIELYGYIAVRDDRDGMRNYVLNYSRDDPIITQKSLI, from the exons ATGCAAAGCGTCTCACGATCGATTACTGGTCTCTGCGCCGGCACAATTGGTTCCGCTCCACCTCGCTCATGGCCTCCAGCGCTTGGGCGCTGGCGCTCTAGCGTCGGAAGAGTAGTCTCCGCTCCGCCTCGCTGGTGGCCAATAGCGCGTGAGGGACGAGGTGCTTCACTCCTTCTGTCATCATCAGCCCATTCGAATCGGCATCTGGATCTTCTTTCCAG CTGCAATAAGGAGAAGCAGAATAAGCCACACTCGTACAAACCCGAAGGTTGTGCCACTATCAAATGCTTAGACACTGCAAATACGAGGGAGAAAGTGACCAGTGTGAAGAAGTTAACCAATGAGGTCACAGATAGCAATCCCACGAAGGTTGCTGATATATTCATCCCGTCTATCTTCTCAAATAGTAGCCACCGTGATGGAGCCATATACAAGAACAAGCTTTTCACGGAAAACTGGTTTGATATCGACATTACTGACCACAACGAGA CTCGGTTGGAGCCGATGATGTTCTCGAAGGCAATCAAAAAAGCTTATTTTCCATGCAACATGTTGCAATTTTTCTCATTGACGTTGGCCGAGTGTTCCATCAACCATGACCCCATAGAATTGTATGGGTATATAGCTGTGCGGGATGATAGGGATGGCATGCGTAACTATGTTCTTAATTATAGCAGGGATGATCCCATCATCACACAAAAG AGTTTGATATGA